Below is a genomic region from Caldisericum sp..
CCATCAATTATACCACGAAAGAAGTTTTTGAGAAATGTGCCTTTATCATCATAAAAGAAAACAATCGAGATAAATCTTTTGAAAATAAATGTTGGTAAAAATAAAAAATAGAAGTTGAGTGGCTTAAGGAATTTCTTCTGGACTATTATGTTATTTCTCGTGCCAAGGTACATCCTCATTGGCCTTCCAGAAAGAAGAGTAAAAGTCTTTCCAAGAATCTTAACTTGCTTTCTTGATTCAATGGGGTGATAAATTTTACTTTTTGCTATTGCAAAACCTTTGAAACCTGCACGCTTGCACCTCAACACAAATTCTGTATCGTCGTACCATCCGAAGAGTTTCCCGTTAAAGAATTGCACTATATCAAAAACTTTCCTGGGTAAAAACAGCCCGTTCATAGGCGCAATATCATATTCAAAATAATCTTTTGAAAATTCGCTATCCTCAATTTTTTTAGTAATTCCCGTCACGGGATTGTATCTCAAAAGATTATAAAATGGCTTTGTGAACTCCAAATCCCCGTATGTAACCGAACTTAAAATGATTTTATCAAATTGCTTTTGAAGAATCTCGTAATAGGTAAGAAGGTTTAAAAGGGCATCTTTTGAGACAATAACATCGTCATCAAGCATCCATACAAAATCGTAACCTTCTGAATACGCAAATTTTTGCCCTGCTTCAGCCCCTCCAGCAGGACCGAGATTTTTATCTAACCTCAGGTATTTAACAGGATAATTTTTTACTAAATCCTCGGTGCCGTCTGTCGAAGCGTTGTCTACAACAATAATATCTGGAACAACTGTCCCTGAAAGAATCGACTCAATACAACCCTTCAAAAGTTCTTTTCTGTTATATGTAATAACCAATGCTCCAACTTTCATACTACATATGCTCTTTCTTTTCGATACCCATCAAATCGAAAAGGACTGAGAGTGCTTCAAGTGAGGCTTTAACAATAAGAAACCTCTTTGTTCTAACAATAGGATTTTCCTCTCCCAAAACCCTGTAGTTCTGATAGAAGAAATTTATGTCCCTTGAAAGGTCAAGTGTTATATTTGGAATTCTGTGGATTGAATAGTCGTTTGAGATATCATCAAGAATTGAATTCAAATAAAATATTGTGTTAAGGATTTTCCTTTCGATAGGTTCAAGTGGCTCACTTAAGGCAGAATCAAAGTCCACAAATTCTATATTACGCTTTTTAGATTCCTC
It encodes:
- a CDS encoding glycosyltransferase encodes the protein MKVGALVITYNRKELLKGCIESILSGTVVPDIIVVDNASTDGTEDLVKNYPVKYLRLDKNLGPAGGAEAGQKFAYSEGYDFVWMLDDDVIVSKDALLNLLTYYEILQKQFDKIILSSVTYGDLEFTKPFYNLLRYNPVTGITKKIEDSEFSKDYFEYDIAPMNGLFLPRKVFDIVQFFNGKLFGWYDDTEFVLRCKRAGFKGFAIAKSKIYHPIESRKQVKILGKTFTLLSGRPMRMYLGTRNNIIVQKKFLKPLNFYFLFLPTFIFKRFISIVFFYDDKGTFLKNFFRGIIDG